A genome region from Methanolinea sp. includes the following:
- the mtrH gene encoding tetrahydromethanopterin S-methyltransferase subunit H, producing the protein MFRFEKEQKVWDFNGTKIGGQPGEYPTVLACSIFYNKHEIVLDEKTGKIDKAAAEALWNRCQELSDMVGIPHFIQILAEYPQAFESYFTWFDSIDNKTAFLMDSSVPQCLAHACKFVTEVGLAHRAIYNSINGSILPENIEALKNSDVDAAIVLAFNPADPTVQGREKVLVEGGVAGQAKGMLQIAEECGITRPILDTAATPLGLGSGSAYREILACKAIHGLPTGGAYHNMTVAWTWLKRWKGSKKNPSQLLESLKGKDIYVKQLLHHYLGGLEGVVQAAWSAPDIGCNLVASTLGADLIMYGPIENVEPMITAQAYMDIVTLEAMRPLGIECKSENHPFFKLI; encoded by the coding sequence ATGTTCAGGTTTGAGAAAGAACAGAAAGTCTGGGACTTCAACGGCACCAAGATTGGTGGTCAGCCTGGAGAGTACCCGACCGTACTTGCGTGCTCAATCTTCTACAACAAGCACGAGATCGTGCTTGACGAGAAGACCGGAAAGATCGACAAAGCGGCTGCGGAGGCGCTCTGGAACAGGTGCCAGGAGCTCTCCGACATGGTGGGTATCCCGCACTTCATCCAGATCCTCGCCGAGTACCCGCAGGCGTTCGAGAGCTACTTCACGTGGTTTGACAGCATCGACAACAAGACGGCGTTCCTCATGGACTCGTCCGTTCCCCAGTGCCTCGCGCACGCCTGCAAGTTCGTGACCGAGGTGGGCCTCGCGCACCGCGCGATCTACAACTCGATTAACGGGTCGATCCTGCCGGAGAACATCGAGGCCCTCAAGAACAGCGACGTCGATGCCGCGATCGTCCTCGCGTTCAACCCCGCGGACCCGACCGTTCAGGGGAGGGAGAAGGTCCTCGTCGAGGGCGGTGTCGCCGGGCAGGCGAAGGGGATGCTCCAGATCGCAGAGGAGTGCGGGATCACGAGGCCCATCCTCGACACCGCGGCAACCCCGCTCGGGCTCGGGTCCGGGAGCGCGTACCGCGAGATCCTCGCCTGCAAGGCGATCCACGGGCTCCCGACCGGCGGTGCGTACCACAACATGACGGTCGCGTGGACCTGGCTCAAGCGCTGGAAGGGATCGAAGAAGAACCCGTCCCAGCTCCTCGAGTCCCTGAAGGGCAAGGACATCTACGTGAAGCAGCTCCTCCACCACTACCTCGGCGGTCTCGAGGGAGTTGTCCAGGCGGCATGGTCAGCCCCCGACATCGGGTGCAACCTCGTCGCGAGCACGCTCGGCGCAGACCTCATCATGTACGGCCCGATCGAGAACGTCGAGCCGATGATCACTGCCCAGGCATACATGGACATCGTCACGCTCGAGGCGATGCGGCCGCTGGGAATCGAGTGCAAGTCCGAGAACCACCCGTTCTTCAAACTCATCTAA